TTGCTGGCTGTTGGTTGGCAAATTGCGGTTTTTGCCAGTGCTGGCCGCGTTCGCCGTGTTCAGCATGATCCGCTTGATGGGATTGGACGGCGCGGCGCTCAGGGCGGAACTGGTTGTAATTCATGTTTTTAGAATAAGTACCGTCCTGATAAACGATAGGCGTGCCGGTAGCATATTTTTGGCGTACGGCGGTACGGCCGGATTCAGTGGTGTAGGTTTCCCAAGAGCAACCGGCCAAAACGGCGGCGGCGGTCAGGATTAAAGCGAGTTTACGCATGATGTTGTCCTTGTTTTTAA
Above is a genomic segment from Neisseria subflava containing:
- a CDS encoding membrane lipoprotein lipid attachment site-containing protein, whose product is MRKLALILTAAAVLAGCSWETYTTESGRTAVRQKYATGTPIVYQDGTYSKNMNYNQFRPERRAVQSHQADHAEHGERGQHWQKPQFANQQPATE